DNA from Ancylothrix sp. D3o:
GAAAAAGCCCAAAATGTTATTTTAGACCGCTGTTTTTTTGGGTTAGATGAGGTTAAGTTTCAGGAATTTATGGCATTGCTGGATGCAGGGCCGGTGTCCAATGAGAAGCTAAAAACCTTATTGACAAGTAAATCTTTGTGGGATTAGATCAAGAAAAAATTATTCCCCCGGAAAAGCTGAATTCTTTCCATCTAATTGATAAGTTTGATTCGGGTGAAAATAAGCTAAATGAGTGGTTAAAAAAGCGGGCTTTAAAAAATGATTTAGAGGGGGCTTCCCGCACTTATGTTGTCTGTGTTGGTAAAGAAGTGATGGGATATTACTGTCTGGCAAATGGAGCAGTCGCACAAACCACAGCCACAGGTAGAATTTGGCGTAATATGCCCGATCCTATTCCAGTGATGGTGATAGGAAGATTGGCAGTTGATCGCCGGTGGCAAGGCAAAGGTATCGGGCGTGCTTTACTGCGAGATGCTATTCTTCGTACTTTGCAAGCTGCGGAAATTGCGGGGATAAGAGCAATTATTGTACACGCTATTTCTGAAGAGGCGAAACAGTTTTATGAGAAGTGTGGGTTTAGTGTTTCACCTATTGATGAGATGACACTGATGGTGAAAGTTAAGGATGCTATTGTTGCACTTGGGTTAGAAGGTTGAAGGTGTGTATGTTTCTCTCTGAAGATGCTAGGTTGGGCCGGTGGGGTTTAGGGTTTGGTAAACTCTAGGAAAATAAGGTTTGGGTTGGGTTTTGTTTCTCAACCCAACCTAAAAGGTAACTAAAAAACACTATTTTTGATTTTCTCTTCCAATTCATTAACTACAGACATGACACCCTGTTGAGGGTCATTTAAAAGATTGTATTTGATGTTATCTAACTCAGAAACTAACTCTTCTCGCAAACGGGGTTGATTTTCTGCTACTCCATTCTTATAATCCCAATAATCGTAAGCTATCAAAGCTAGAGCAACTGCCGGATCAATTATACCTGCTACTTTAGTAGAAATAGTAGCAATAGCTGTGCTACCTGCTTTAGCAGCAAATTTAGCAGCTATTTTACTACCTCCGTAAGCGCCTAAAAGCTTGACTAAAGATACATCATCACCTCGGTCATTATCTAGTGTAATTTT
Protein-coding regions in this window:
- a CDS encoding DUF1778 domain-containing protein; translation: MSSSEFPISAGHTRDVTINIRAKKNQRDLIDQAAQIEGKSRSEFMLESAYEKAQNVILDRCFFGLDEVKFQEFMALLDAGPVSNEKLKTLLTSKSLWD
- a CDS encoding GNAT family N-acetyltransferase, which codes for MGLDQEKIIPPEKLNSFHLIDKFDSGENKLNEWLKKRALKNDLEGASRTYVVCVGKEVMGYYCLANGAVAQTTATGRIWRNMPDPIPVMVIGRLAVDRRWQGKGIGRALLRDAILRTLQAAEIAGIRAIIVHAISEEAKQFYEKCGFSVSPIDEMTLMVKVKDAIVALGLEG